A window from Planococcus maritimus encodes these proteins:
- a CDS encoding HEPN domain-containing protein, with translation MSNFYNLSDMAKEITLPINQFSLSTIFYSISIVEDGKLFQAILLKKKEKDVFLLVGFNATTKEICSINKTQALQALKLISRRANSEYNLEKFSFKDIEKAINEFEKSIFAIEKKKESFFYTINKRFNILLSNKSQLVPVELTVISKGDYSLVPISLYYVSHDQIIDYGELSFSDLENIENAKFINLLDYIVIDLKIGQNSFQYGGENYEIRNVDEEITLIFSSPFYSLNNFMMGKVKAENISLSNMITPILGASGLQRENINIEGYSESFLPHVLLFPLKNFIVTEKFGLGSVSFFSSEDAFPEIEEVKRISGEDFDSFKTEAYATVPLMASNFQEAFIKALAMINIALDSISHISKQDNLINDINVTKNNIWKRGNIFSKPYVSTYYYVENLITNEKMIHEVDSFYQPVEFTVTKDFLQKLSDFEWYEELISLHMDNQDEKWSSLFVALKWLKRSWNSDNIEDQIIYTIISLEFILGTESLKSNIEKADRREVANQGGEAFKKRHINVSDEELTKLKEKIMNSLASVPLLAKLRNMISRLKIPIDDKDFKKIHAIREARNKLVHGKSIDDVEQIDIWKVNNLIGKIIFYKLKYHD, from the coding sequence ATGAGTAACTTCTATAATTTGTCAGACATGGCTAAAGAAATAACATTACCAATAAATCAATTTAGTTTATCAACAATTTTCTATTCAATTAGTATAGTTGAAGATGGAAAATTATTTCAGGCTATTCTTTTGAAAAAAAAAGAAAAAGATGTTTTTTTGCTGGTAGGTTTCAATGCCACTACAAAGGAAATTTGCTCTATTAATAAGACGCAAGCTTTACAGGCTTTAAAATTAATTTCTAGAAGAGCGAATAGTGAATATAACTTAGAAAAATTTTCATTTAAAGATATTGAAAAAGCAATAAATGAATTTGAAAAATCTATATTCGCCATAGAAAAAAAGAAAGAAAGTTTTTTTTATACGATTAATAAACGGTTTAATATTTTATTATCAAATAAAAGTCAACTAGTTCCAGTTGAATTGACTGTTATTTCAAAAGGAGATTACTCTTTAGTTCCAATATCTTTGTATTATGTGAGTCACGATCAGATTATTGACTACGGGGAATTAAGCTTCTCTGATTTAGAAAATATAGAAAATGCGAAATTTATAAATTTATTAGACTATATTGTAATAGATTTAAAAATTGGTCAAAATTCTTTTCAATACGGTGGGGAAAATTATGAAATAAGGAACGTTGATGAAGAAATTACTTTAATTTTTTCAAGCCCTTTTTATAGTTTGAATAACTTCATGATGGGAAAGGTTAAAGCTGAGAATATTAGTTTGTCTAATATGATAACGCCGATTTTGGGAGCATCAGGATTGCAAAGAGAAAATATTAATATAGAAGGCTACTCAGAGAGTTTTCTTCCTCATGTTTTATTATTTCCATTAAAAAATTTTATTGTAACGGAGAAGTTTGGTCTTGGAAGCGTGAGTTTTTTCTCTTCAGAAGATGCTTTTCCAGAAATCGAAGAAGTAAAGAGAATTTCAGGAGAAGATTTTGATTCTTTTAAAACCGAAGCTTATGCAACAGTACCTCTAATGGCAAGTAACTTTCAAGAAGCTTTTATAAAAGCTTTGGCTATGATAAATATTGCATTAGATTCCATAAGTCACATTTCTAAGCAAGATAATTTAATCAATGATATTAACGTAACTAAAAACAACATTTGGAAGAGAGGAAATATTTTTTCAAAGCCATATGTATCAACGTATTACTATGTGGAAAATTTGATCACCAACGAGAAAATGATACATGAAGTCGATTCCTTTTATCAACCTGTAGAATTCACGGTTACTAAAGATTTCCTTCAAAAACTTTCTGATTTTGAATGGTATGAAGAGCTTATCTCTCTTCACATGGATAACCAAGATGAAAAGTGGTCTAGTTTATTCGTGGCTCTTAAATGGCTTAAAAGAAGCTGGAACTCCGACAATATAGAAGACCAAATTATTTACACCATTATTTCTCTCGAATTCATACTGGGAACTGAGTCACTAAAAAGTAATATAGAAAAGGCAGATAGAAGAGAGGTGGCGAATCAAGGGGGAGAAGCCTTTAAAAAGCGGCATATAAATGTTAGCGATGAAGAATTAACAAAGTTAAAAGAAAAAATTATGAACTCTTTAGCAAGTGTGCCACTTCTAGCGAAATTAAGAAATATGATTTCAAGGCTAAAAATTCCTATAGATGATAAAGACTTTAAAAAAATCCATGCAATTAGAGAAGCGAGAAATAAGTTAGTTCATGGTAAGTCTATCGACGATGTTGAACAAATAGACATTTGGAAAGTAAATAATCTCATTGGGAAAATAATTTTTTACAAATTGAAGTACCATGATTAG